Part of the Microbacterium immunditiarum genome is shown below.
GAGGCGCTCGTGCCGACGGCGCACGGCAAGTTCCGCTTCCTCGCGTACAAGGACCGCGTGACGAGCACCGACCACGTCGCGATCGTGTCGGGCGAGTTGGACGCCGACGCACCGCTCGTGCGCGTGCACTCGGAGTGCCTCACGGGCGAGGCGTTCGACTCGCTCAAGTGCGAGTGCGGCCCGCAGCTCGACGCCGCGCTCGACGCGATCGAGCAGGACGGCGGCGTCGTCATCTACATGCGCGGGCACGAGGGCCGCGGCATCGGGCTCATCAACAAGCTCCGCGCCTACAGCCTTCAGGAGCGCGGCCTCGACACCGTCGACGCCAACCTCGCGCTGGGCCTTCCCGCCGACGCGCGCGACTACGCCGCCGCGGCAGGCATCCTCGCCGACCTCGGGATCGAGCGCGTACGCCTGCTCACGAACAACACCGACAAGGTCAAGCAGCTGCGTGACCTCGGGCTCGACATCGTCGAGCAGGTGCCGCTCCTCGTCGGCGTCGGACCGAACAATCACCAGTACCTGGCGACCAAGCGCGACCGTATGGGGCACCTGATCGACGAGGACGACCTCAGCGACGCGCTCTCGCAGATGAAGGAGGGCGCCGGACGATGAGCGGCAAGGGAGCGCCGATCACAGGCGGCACGAATGCGTCAGGCCTCGACATCGTCGTGATCGCCGCGACATGGCACGACGAGATCACGAACGGCCTCATCGCCGGGGCGGAGCGGGTGCTCGAGGCATCCGGCGCGTCCTATCGCCTCATGCGCGTGCCTGGCTCGTTCGAGCTCCCCGTCGCCGCCAAGGTCGCGCTCGACGCGGGGGCCGACGCGGTCGTCGCGCTCGGCGTGATCATCCGCGGCGGCACGCCGCACTTCGAGTACGTCTCGTCGGCCGCGACCGACGGCCTCACGCGAGTCGCGCTCGACACCGGCAAGCCCGTCGGATTCGGGGTGCTCACCCTCGACGACGAGCAGCAGGGTTTCGACCGGGCGGGTCTGCCCGATTCGAAGGAGGACAAGGGCGCAGAAGCGGCGGATGCGGCGATCCGCACTGCCCTCGCGCTGCGAGCGCTGCGCGCCTGACGCCCGCGCTCGCGGGTTGTGGCGCGCCGTGGTGGCGCAGCCCCGTGGAACACCCTATGGTGGCGGCCATGGACCCTCTGCAGTATCTGCGTCTCATCGTCGTCTTCATCCACCTCAGCGGCTTCGCGCTGCTGTTCGGCGCGTGGGCGGCCGAGCAGTTCAGCGGGCGCCGGCAGGTGACGCCGCTCATGAACATCGGCCTCGCCATCGCCGGTCTGGCGGGCCTCGTCCTCGCCGCGCCGTGGGGCATCTCGTACGACCTGAACTACGTCAAGATCGGCGTGAAGCTCGTCGTGCTCATCGTCATCGGCGCGCTCATGGGCATCGGCCAGTCTCGCGCCCGTAAGGGCGGCGGCGACGGAAAGGTCGCCCCGGGCATCTTCTGGTCGATCGGAATCCTGACTCTGCTCAACGCCGGGCTCGGCGTGCTCTGGCGCTGACGCGGCTCGCGTACCTGCCGAGATCGCACGAACGACGGGTGGTCGACTGAGACACCCGTCGTTCGTGCGATCTCGGCGTCTTCGTCGCGCCCTCAGCCGAGGAAGAGCGCCCGCAGCCGCTTCGTCGTGAAGATGAGGCCCACGCCGATCATGACGACGTAGTACAGCACATGCCACAGCATGCCCGGGTACAGCGCCCCGGTCGTCAGGCCACGGACGAGCTCGACCCCGTGCCACAGCGGGAGCGCCTGCACGATCGCCTGCACCCATTCGGGATAGACGGTGATCGGGTAGAACGTCGCCGAGAAGAGGAACATCGGCAGCAGGACGAAGTTGATGAGGTCCATCTGCTGGAAGACCTTCATGTAGCTCGTGACCGCCATGCCGAGCGACGCGAAGCCGAAGGCGATGAGCAGCACCGCGGGCAGGGCCAGGATCGCCGTCCACGAGAGGTTGAGTCCCCACACCTGCATGATCACGAGGAAGCCCGACGCGTAGACGAGTCCTCGAAGGAGCGCGTAGACGATCTCGCCGAGCGCGACGTCGAGCGGGCCGAGCGATGTCGCGAGCATGCCCTCGTAGAGCTTCCCGTAGTTCATCTTGAAGAAGACGTTCCACGTCGAGTCGTAGATCGCGCCGTTCATCGCCGACACGGCGAGGAGGGCGGGCGCGATGAACGCCGCGTACGGGACCTCGACGCCTGTAGAGGTCTGCACGTCGCCGATGAGGACGCCGAGTCCGATGCCGAACGACGCGAGGTAGAAGACGGGCTCGAAGAAGCCGGACAGCACGACGACCCAGCTCGAGCTGCGCGCGGCGACGAGACCGCGCTGCACGACGGCGCCCGGGTTGCCCGCGTACAGGGCGCGGACGCCACCGGAACGCAGGTGCGCGGAGGTCTCGACCGTGGTGGTCACTTGGCCAGCCTCCTCGCGAAGTGGCGCCGCGCGAGCACGTAGCCGACGACCGAGAGCAGCACGAGGTACGCGATGTGCACGACGATCGCGAACGGCTCCGTCGGCCGTCCGTACAGGAACGTGCGACCGAGCTCGGTCGCGTGCCACAGCGGCGAGATCCAGCCGATCCACGCGAGCCAGATCGGCAGGGAGTCGAGGGGGTAGAAGGTGCCCGAGAACAGGAACATCGGCATGAAGATGAACCGCTGCACGAGGGCGAACTGACCCTTGTCCTCTTCGATCGACGCCGCGTAGGCCATGAGCGGGGCGCCGAACGCCCAGCCGCCGAGCACGCCGACGAGGATCGCGATCCAGCCGGTCTCGGGCGTCACGAGCGGCGCGGGCTGGAAGACGAGCCCGAACAGCCAGATGAACAGGTAGTACCCCGCGACGGCGACGAGCACGCGCGCGCTTGCGCCGAGCAGCACGCCCGTCGTGATCTGACCGGGTGAGATGGGCGAAGCGCTGAAGCCGAAGAAGAAGCGCCGCCACTTGAACCCGTCGACCACGGGGTAGCTGAACTCCTCGGTCGCGACCTGGATCGCGGCGGTCATGAGGAGCGCGGGCGCGACGAACGTCACGTACGAGACGGACATGCCCGAGGCATCCGTGATCGGCACCGTGATGAGCGCCGCGAGACCCAGCGCGAGCCCGAGCAGGTACAGGATCGGCTGGCCGAGCGCGCCGACCACGATCGTCCAGCCGTACGCGCGCATCGCGCGCACGATGTGCTCGGCGACGTAGAACGTGCCGTTCGCGCGGGGCTTGCGCCCCCACTCCATCGCCTCCGCGCGCAGCGCGTCGAGAGAGGCGTCGGTCGCAGTGCTCATTCGATCAGCGACCTTCCCGTGAGCCGGAGGAACACGTCCTCGAGCGACGAGCGTCGCACGAGCGACGTGATCGGCTCGAGGCCGGCGGCGGTGACCCGCTCGAGCGCCTGCTCGCCGTTCTCGGTGTACACGAGAATCCGATCGGGCAGCACCTCGATCCGATCGCCGATGCCCTCGAGCGTGGGCGCGACCTGCTGGTTGCGGTTGGAGCCGAACCGCACCTCGAGCACCTCGCGGCTCGAGTGCTCGCGGATGAGCGACGCGGGCGTGCCCTCGGCCATGATCCGGCCCTTGTCGACCACGATGAGCCGGTCGCACAGCTGTTCGGCCTCGTCCATGTAGTGGGTCGTCAGCACGAGGGTCGTGCCGCGCTCCTTGAGGCGGAACAGGCGGTCCCACAGCACGTGCCGCGCCTGCGGGTCGAGGCCGGTCGTCGGCTCATCGAGGAGCAGGATGCGCGGGTCGTTGATGAGGCCGCGCGCGATCGTGAGGCGCCGCTTCATTCCGCCCGAGAGCTGGTCGACCTTGCTCTTGGCCTTCTCCTCGAGCTGCGCGAACGCGAGCAGCTCGTCTGCCTTCTGGTGGCACACCTTGCCCGGGAGCCCGAAGTAGCGACCGTAGATGTAGAGGTTCTCGCGCGCGTTGAGCTCGCCGTCGAGGTTGTCCTGCTGCGGAACGACACCGAGCCGCGAGCGGATCTCGGGCCCGTACCGGTCGGGGTCGAGCCCCAGGATCGACAGGTCGCCGCTTGTGCGCGTCGAGACCGCGCCGATCATCTTCATGGTCGTGGACTTGCCCGCGCCGTTGGGTCCGAGCAGGCCGAACGACTCGCCCGGAGCGACTTCGAAGGACAGCCCGTCGACGGCGAGGAAGTCGGGCTTGCCCTTGATCTTGTACGCCTTGACGAGGTTCTTCGCTTGGATCACGGGAGCAGGCACCGGACTACCCTAACCCCGGTCACGGACGCCGATTCCGCGCGGTGGGAACGATCCCGCAACCGCCCTGCATGACGAAGGGTGACGGATGCCTCGGCCCCGGCATCCGTGATGGCTAGGCTGACCGGGTGAGTGTTCGACCCCCGTACCGCGCCGATGTCGTCGGCAGCTTCCTCCGTCCCCCCGCCGTCGCCGAGGCGCGCGCCCGTCACCACGCCGGCGAGCTCGACGACGACGGCCTCCGCGCCGTCGAAGACGCCGCGATCGTCGACCTCGTGCAGAAGGAGGCCGACGCCGGCCTCGAGCTCGCGACCGACGGCGAGTTCCGCCGCTCGTGGTGGCACTTCGACTTCTTCGGTCTGCTCGACGGCGTCGACATCGTCGAGCTCGATCACGGCATTCAGTTCCAGGGCGTGCAGACGCGCCCGCGCGGCATCGAGATCTCCAGCAGGATCGGCTTCAGCGACACGCATCCGTTCCTCGAGCACTTCCGCGCCCTGCAGGAGGACGTGAAGGCGACCGGCGCTCGGCCGAAGTTCACGATCCCGTCACCGACCGTGCTCGACTTCCGCCTCGAGCCCGGCCACATCGACCCCGCCGTCTACGACGGCCGCGAGGCGATCGTCGACGACCTCGTGCAGGCGTACCGCGACGCCGTGCACGCCTTCTACGACGCCGGCGCCCGCTACCTGCAGTTCGACGACACCGCGTGGGCGTACCTGTGCTCCGACGTCGAGCTCGAGAAGGCGTCCGAGCGGGGGATCGACACGAACGGCATCGCCGAACGCTACGCGGCGCTGCTGAACCGCATCCTCGACGGCAAGCCCGACGACCTCGTCGTGACGACGCACGTGTGCCGCGGTAACTTCCGCTCGACGTGGATCTCGTCGGGCGGCTACGAGCCGGTCGCCGAGCAGCTGCTGGGTGTCACGAACTACGACGGCTACTTCCTCGAGTACGACACCGACCGCGCGGGCGGCTTCGAGCCGCTGCGCTTCCTCCCGAAGGGCGACAAGACCGTCGTGCTCGGGCTCATCACGTCGAAGACGGGCGACCTCGAGGACCCGGACGACGTCAAGCGGCGCATCGATGAGGCGACGGCCTTCGCTCCGCTCGAGCAGCTCGCGCTGAGCCCGCAGTGCGGCTTCGCCTCGACCGAGGAGGGAAACATCCTCACCGAGGACCAGCAGTGGGCCAAGGTGCGTACGGTCGTCGACATCGCCCGCGACGTCTGGGGCTGATCGCATTCACGAGAGAGGGGGCGGATGCCGCGGCATCCGCCCCCTCTCTCGTCGGCCCCCTCGCACCGGCGGCAGGACATGGTGCGGGCGTAGGACGGGAATCGAGGCATCCGTCCTACGCCCCGCTCATCTCCTACGCCCGCCACCCTGCGGGCGCGAAAACCGCGCCTACTCGGAGCGCTCGTCCTTCTCGGGCTTCTTGTACGCTTCACCGCGCATCGCGGCGGCGTCGATCTCCTCCTGGTTCTCGACGAACGGCGTGCCGTGCGTGTGGAACGTCGGCACCGTCTTGGCGCCCCACGCCTGACCCTTCGCGCGCTCGGCCTGGCTCCACTCGACGACCGGCCAGTCCGGGTCGAGGATGAGCCGGGCGCCGGCGTTGGCAAGCTCGATGCGGTTTCCGCCCGGCTCCCACACGTAGATGAAGAACGTCTGGTTGATCGCGTGCTTGTACGGGCCGAACTCGATGTGGATCTTGTTCTCGAGGAAGATGTCGGCCGCCTTGAGGATGTCCTCGCGCGTGTCGGGCGCGATCGCGAAGTGGTGGAAGCGCCCGCGCTCTCCTGTCCAGTCGTCCGAGTAGACGACGTCGTACGACTTCTGCTGGAAGCGGAACCACCACGCGCCGTACCCGCCGTCGTCGAGGCGCACACGCTCAGACTCGCGCGACATCATGACGTCGCGCCAGAACTCGCCGGCGGCGTTGACGTCGCTCGCGAGGTAGTTGATGTGGTCCATGCGGCGCGCGTTCACTCCGCGACCGGGGAACGCCGACGCCTGGTTCTTGAGCGCCGGGGTGTCCAGCTCGTCCGGCACGTAGTGCTCGGTGTCGTAGTACAGGCCCATGAGGTGCCCGTCCGGGTCCTCGAACTCGTAGGAGCGGCCGACGCCGACCTCGGGGTCGCGCCAGCCGTGGCCGAGGCCGGCCTTCTCGATCGCGGCGACCCGGCGCTCGAGCGCCTCGGGGCTCGTCGCGCGGAACAGCGTGCGGCCGACGCCGTTCGTGTCGGACGCGGTGAGCTTGAGCGTGTAGAGCTGGTACTCGTCCCAGCACCGCAGGTACGAGGAGTCGCCGATGCGCGCGACCTCGCGCATCGCGAGGATGTCGCGGAAGAAGTGCAGGCTCTCCTCGAACTTCGGGGTGAACAGCTCGATGCCGCCCAGGTGGGCGAGATCGAAGTTCTCATGACTGGCCATGATCGTGTCCTCTCTGACGCGGGGCTTTAGAGACGAGGTCGCGCGAACGCGACCCCGTCGAAGAGCTTTCGGGCGGTGCGCACCGAGGTCGACGTGCCGTGCCACACGCCGTCGGCGTCCTGCGCGACGTGTACGGCCGAGGCGAGCACGCCCGTCGGGTGCTCGATGTCGCTCGGACCCTGGGCGCGCACGCGGGCGAAGTCGGAGCCGACGGCTCCCGGGATGCGGACGCCGGCGGCGACGGATGCCGCCATCAGCACGCCCAGCGCGGTGTGCACGCGCTTCGGGATGAACGCCCGCGTCGACACGACACCGCCGTTGCGGGGCGGCGACACGAGGATCATCTTCGGAACGGTCTGGTCGGCGACGTCGCCGAACCCGAACAGGGGGCCGGCGGCCAGGCGCACGCGCTCGACGGCGGTCGCGAGATCGGGACGGGACTCGAGCTCGGCGGGCGACTCGTCGCCGGCGACTCCGAAGTCCTCGGCCCGCAGCAGCACGACCGGCATGCCGTTGTCGACGAGCGTCGCCGCGTGGCCGTCGAGCTCGTCCGTCGGGTTGCCGGTCGGCAGGAGGGGCTTGTCTGCGGCGCCGAGCTCGAGCTCGATGCGCGCGGCGGTGCCCGGAACACCGTCGATCGCCTCGTCGCCGTCGTAGTCGGGCCGGCCGCCGGGCGTCGCGAACACGGCGGTCGCGATATCTCCGGTGTTGACGAGACGGATGCGCACCGTGGTCGCCTCGTCGACCGCGGGGACGAGGCCGCGCTCGACCGCGAACGGTCCGATGCCCGCGAGCAGGTTGCCGCACGTCTGCCTCGTGCTCACGGTCGGCTCGTCGACACCGATCTGCAGGAAGAGGTAGTCCACATCGATGCCGGGCTCGGTCGAACGCGACACGACCGCCACCTTCGACGTGAGCGGATGCGCGCCACCCAGCCCGTCGATCTGACGCGGGTCGGGGCTGCCCATGATCCGCAGGAGCAGCTCGTCGCGGGCATCCGGATCTTCGGGCAGATCGTCGGCGACGAAGTACGCGCCCTTCGACGTCCCGCCGCGCATGAGCATGCAGCGGACGCCGTCGCGGACCGGGTCAGCGACCACGCTCGTACTCCTCCTGCGTCACGAATGCCACGCCGAGGCTTTCGAGTACCGGACGCAGATCGTTGATGTCCATCGAGATCTCGCCCGCCTCGTACCGCTTGCGGTTGCGGGCCTCGCGCTCGGCACGGGCGCGCGATGCCTCGAGCGCCTCGTCCGCGCGGCGCCGGGGAACGATCGTCACACCGTCGTCGTCCGCGACGACGACATCGCCCGGGTTGACCACGACGCCGTCGAGGACGACCGGCACGTTGACCGAGCCGGCGGTGTCCTTCACCGTTCCCTGCGAGCTCACATGCGCCGTCCACACCGGGAAGCCCATCGCGCGCAGCTCGCCCGTATCGCGCACCCCGCCGGACGTCACGTACGCGCGTACGCCCCGGACCTGCATCTGGGTCGCCATCAGCTCGCCGATGAACCCGAACGCCGAGTCGGTCGTGGGCACGACGACGATGACGTCGCCGTCCTGCGCCTGCTCGATCGCGGCGTGCACCATGAGGTTGTCGCCGGGAGCGGTCGACACAGTGATCGCCGAGCCCGCGATGGCCGCGCCCTGCTGAATGGGACGGATGCGCGGACCCGCGTAGCCGACTCGGCCCATCGCCTCGTGCACCGTCGCCGAGCCGAACGCGGCGAGCGCGTCGACGACATCGCGGTCGGCTCGCGCGATGTCGGTGACGACGACCGGCCCGGGAACGCTCATTGCAGGACGCCCGTCACTTGCGGGAAGTACCGCACGTAGGCCTCGCCCATCGTGTCGTGCGGCAGGCCGAGGTTGGGCCCCGCGTTGCGCTTGACCTGCACGCCGCGGCGGATCGCGAGCTGCGTGTAGTACTCCCACATGTGCTTCTGCGCGGGAAGGCACTCCATCGCCTTGCGCTTGAGCGGGAAGGCATCCGTGATGTCGAGCAGCACGTTCGGCTTGAAGTCGCTCTGCTCGGGTTGGTGGGGCTCGAAGAAGAAGACGGGCGGGGCGCCGATGATGTCGTCCTTCGTCGGGAAGGAGCCGTCGCTGTTCGCGACGCCGATCGCCTGCGCGAGCACGCGCGCCTGAAGCGCCATGCGCGCAGCGGCCGGGTGGTCTCCGTTGTAAGGGTCGGCGAGTGGGTGCGTCAGCACGACGGTCGGCTGCACGCGACGGCAGACGTCCACAAGCTTCGCGACGGCCTGCTCGGACTCGACGAGCGGGTAGTCACCCAGGTCGAGGAACTCGATCTCGGCGCCGAGAGCGGATGCCGCGGCCTCCGCCTCCTCGCGGCGGATCGCCTTGATCTCGTCGAGCGGCTTGCCGGCGAGCCACTGGCTGGCGGATTCGCCGCGCTCGCCGAATGACAGGCACACCACGACCGCACGCTCGCCGCGCATCGTCGCGGCCGCGATCGCGCCTCCGGCGCGCCATACGAAGTCTCCGGCGTGGGCGCTGACGACCAAGAGCGTGTTCGGATTCTCTGCCAATGCGACTCCTCTGTGCGTCGCCCGCGGCCGTCGCGGGCATCCGGCGCGCGTACGGGGGCTCGGCGCCGAGCCCGGCCCGCCAGATGACAGCGAACCACACCCCTGGCGCACTGGTCAAGATTCTGTCTACAATTTTGGATACCGGAATACCTCTGGACATAGGTAAATGTCATCCGTAATATCGCGGCATCGACCATCGAACAAGGAAGTCGAAGGAACCCCCATGGCTCGCAACCTCCAGGAGCTGCTCGACGAGCACGGAAACACCGTCGAGATGCTCCGCAACTCACAGCTCGGCGCCTACATCTACCCCGTGGTCCCCGCGGAGTTCACGAACTGGCGACGCGAGCAGATCGCGTGGCGCGAGACCGCCGTGCTCTACGACCAGACCCACCACATGGTGAACTTCTTCGTGTCGGGTCCGGACGCTCTCAAGCTGCTCAGCGACACCGGCATCAACAGCTTCGCCAACTTCCCGGTCAACACGGCCAAGCAGTTCGTGCCCACGGCCTCCAACGGCGGCGTGGTCGGCGACGGCATCCTCTTCCACGAGGATGAGAACGACTACGTCTACGTCGGCCGCGCGCCGGGCGCGAACTGGCTGCAGTTCCACGCCGAGACGGGCGGCTACGACGTCGAGTTCCGCTACGACGACCGCTCCCCCTCGCGCCCCTACGGCCAGGCCGTGCACCGCGAGTACTACCGATTCCAGATCCAGGGCCCGAACGCGTGGCAGATCATCGAGAAGCTCAACGGCGGCACCCTCGAGAAGGTCAGGTTCTTCCACATGGGAGAGATGACGATCGCCGGCGAGCGCGTCCGCACGCTGCGTCACGGCATGGCCGGCGCACCGGGCCTCGAGCTGTGGGGTCCCTACGAGCAGCACGGCAAGATCCGCGACGCGATCCTCGAGGCAGGCCGCGAGTTCGGCATCGAGCCCTGCGGTTCGCGCGCCTACTCGTCGAACACTCTCGAGTCGGGTTGGATCCCCTCGCCGCTTCCCGCCATCTACTCGAGCGAGGCCGAGCGCGCGTACCGCGAGTGGCTCCCGACGAACAGCTACGAGGCCATCAACGCCATCGCCGGCTCGTTCGTCTCGGACGACATCGAGGACTACTACCTCAACCCGTGGGAGCTCGGCTACGGCTCGTTCGTGAAGTTCGACCACGACTTCATCGGTCGCGACGCCCTCGAGAAGATCGAGCCCGAGACGCAGCGCAAGAAGGTCACGCTGGCATGGAACGACGAGGACCTCGCCAAGATCCTCACGAGCGTCATCGACCGCGAAGGCCCCGGCTACCAGTTCTTCGACCTCCCGAACGCGAACTACGGCTCGTCGAACTTCGACTCCGTCGTCGATGAGGACGGCACGGTCGTCGGCCTCTCGCTGTTCACGGGGGTCACCGCGAACGAGAAGCGCGGACTGTCGCTCGCGACCGTCGACGCCAACGTGCCGATCGGCGCCGAGGTGCGCGTGCTGTGGGGCGAGCAGCCGAACTCGAAGAAGTCCACCGTCCAGCCGCACGAGCAGCTCGCCGTCCGCGCGGTCGTGAGCCCCGTGCCGTACGCGGTCACCGCTCGCACCGAGTACCACGGCGGCTGGCGCACGTCCGCGGCGAACGTCGAGGTCTGATCGCCCGACCCGATACGACGAGGGGGCGGATGCTGCGGCATCCGCCCCCCTCGTCATGTCGGGCGCACTTAGGAGTGCTTTATGCAGCATAACCAGTGGTTATCGCCACATCATGGTGTCAAAACCGACCGTTAGTACCATGGGCCGTGCGGCGCGCGCCATCCGAACCAATCGAAGGAGATCGGTGAGATGGGTGTGAAAAGAAGACTGTTGAGTTGTGCGGCGACGATGGCCCTCGCGGTGGCGAGCCTCACGTTCGTCGCCGGCGGATCCGCCGCGGGCGACCAAGGATCGGCGGCCAAGGGGCCGGCGACCCCGGGTGATCCCGTGCGGAGCTGCGAAAGCCTCATGAACGTGGACCTCGGTCCGAACACCGTGATCGAGTCCGCCGTCCAGCACGCGGCGACCGCAACGACACCCGCGTCGTGCCGGGTGCAGCTGTACACCACGCATCCGCCGGCCGGCGATGAGGTGACGATCTGGATCGCCCTTCCCACAACCGGCTGGAACGGTCGATTCCTGGGAGTCGGCGGCGGCGGATTCACAGGCGGGACGCCGGGATCGGTCGTCGCGCCGCTCGGTCAGGGGTTCGCGGCGGGTGCGACGGATGCCGGCAACCCCACCGGCCAGGCCCAGACGATCGGCGCCAACCCCGACCTCACGCGCAACTGGGTGGGTCAGGAGAACTTCGGCCACCGCGGTATCCACGAGATGACGGTGAACGGCAAGGAGCTCGTCGCGGCGTACTACGGCCGGTCGCAGGACTACGCCTACTTCAGCGGATGCTCGACCGGAGGACGCCAGGGGATGATGGAGGCCCAGAAGTACCCCGACGACTACGACGGCATCTCGGCCGGCGCGCCGGTGTTCAATTACGCGGAGCTCGCGATCGCGCAGCTGTGGAGCCAGATCGTCATGAAGGAGGAAGGCAACGTCCTCTCGCAATGCAAGTTCACCGCTGCGCTCGAGGCGGGTGATCGACGAGTGCGACCTGGTGGGTGACGGCGTCGCGGACGGAGTGATCGGCGATCCCCTCGCGTGCGACTTCGACTTCACGTCGCTCGTCGGACAGGTGACGCCGTGCGGCGAGACCTTCACCGACGCGGATGCCGCGGTGCTTGAGAAGATCCGGCAAGGGCCACGTCGCACCAGCGGCGAGTTCCAGTGGTACGGACTCGTGGAAGGTGCGCCGTATGCCGGCCTGAGCAACACCGCGCTCGTGAACGGCGAGCTCGTCGGGCAGCCGTTCCCCTTCGTCACCCTCGTGATCGCGTACTGGCTCGAGATGAACCCCGCGTGGGACTGGCGCACCGAGACGTACGAGAGCTTCGAGCAGCACATCGACCAGATGGTCGAGCTCTACGATGACGTCCACGGCGCCTCGGACCCCGACATCCGGGCGTTCCACGACAGCGGCGGGAAGCTCCTCGTGTGGCACGGCTGGAGCGACTTCGGCGTCTACGCGCAGGGCACGCTCGACTGGTACGAGCGCGTGCAGGACATTCTCGGCCCGGGCAGGACGAAGCAGGCCGTCCGCGTGTTCCTCGCTCCCGGCGTCGACCACTGCGGCGGCGGCCCGGGGGCGCAGCCGACCGGCCAGCTCGAGGCGCTCATCGAGTGGGTCGAGAAGGGCCACGCCCCGAAGCAGCTGCTCGCCACGCGCGCCGAGGGTGGGTCGGTCGTCGCGACGCGCCCGATCTGCGACTACCCCACGGTCGCGA
Proteins encoded:
- the ribH gene encoding 6,7-dimethyl-8-ribityllumazine synthase, with product MSGKGAPITGGTNASGLDIVVIAATWHDEITNGLIAGAERVLEASGASYRLMRVPGSFELPVAAKVALDAGADAVVALGVIIRGGTPHFEYVSSAATDGLTRVALDTGKPVGFGVLTLDDEQQGFDRAGLPDSKEDKGAEAADAAIRTALALRALRA
- a CDS encoding Fe-S protein, producing MQYLRLIVVFIHLSGFALLFGAWAAEQFSGRRQVTPLMNIGLAIAGLAGLVLAAPWGISYDLNYVKIGVKLVVLIVIGALMGIGQSRARKGGGDGKVAPGIFWSIGILTLLNAGLGVLWR
- a CDS encoding ABC transporter permease, with amino-acid sequence MTTTVETSAHLRSGGVRALYAGNPGAVVQRGLVAARSSSWVVVLSGFFEPVFYLASFGIGLGVLIGDVQTSTGVEVPYAAFIAPALLAVSAMNGAIYDSTWNVFFKMNYGKLYEGMLATSLGPLDVALGEIVYALLRGLVYASGFLVIMQVWGLNLSWTAILALPAVLLIAFGFASLGMAVTSYMKVFQQMDLINFVLLPMFLFSATFYPITVYPEWVQAIVQALPLWHGVELVRGLTTGALYPGMLWHVLYYVVMIGVGLIFTTKRLRALFLG
- a CDS encoding ABC transporter permease; the encoded protein is MSTATDASLDALRAEAMEWGRKPRANGTFYVAEHIVRAMRAYGWTIVVGALGQPILYLLGLALGLAALITVPITDASGMSVSYVTFVAPALLMTAAIQVATEEFSYPVVDGFKWRRFFFGFSASPISPGQITTGVLLGASARVLVAVAGYYLFIWLFGLVFQPAPLVTPETGWIAILVGVLGGWAFGAPLMAYAASIEEDKGQFALVQRFIFMPMFLFSGTFYPLDSLPIWLAWIGWISPLWHATELGRTFLYGRPTEPFAIVVHIAYLVLLSVVGYVLARRHFARRLAK
- a CDS encoding ATP-binding cassette domain-containing protein; protein product: MPAPVIQAKNLVKAYKIKGKPDFLAVDGLSFEVAPGESFGLLGPNGAGKSTTMKMIGAVSTRTSGDLSILGLDPDRYGPEIRSRLGVVPQQDNLDGELNARENLYIYGRYFGLPGKVCHQKADELLAFAQLEEKAKSKVDQLSGGMKRRLTIARGLINDPRILLLDEPTTGLDPQARHVLWDRLFRLKERGTTLVLTTHYMDEAEQLCDRLIVVDKGRIMAEGTPASLIREHSSREVLEVRFGSNRNQQVAPTLEGIGDRIEVLPDRILVYTENGEQALERVTAAGLEPITSLVRRSSLEDVFLRLTGRSLIE
- a CDS encoding 5-methyltetrahydropteroyltriglutamate--homocysteine S-methyltransferase, with the translated sequence MSVRPPYRADVVGSFLRPPAVAEARARHHAGELDDDGLRAVEDAAIVDLVQKEADAGLELATDGEFRRSWWHFDFFGLLDGVDIVELDHGIQFQGVQTRPRGIEISSRIGFSDTHPFLEHFRALQEDVKATGARPKFTIPSPTVLDFRLEPGHIDPAVYDGREAIVDDLVQAYRDAVHAFYDAGARYLQFDDTAWAYLCSDVELEKASERGIDTNGIAERYAALLNRILDGKPDDLVVTTHVCRGNFRSTWISSGGYEPVAEQLLGVTNYDGYFLEYDTDRAGGFEPLRFLPKGDKTVVLGLITSKTGDLEDPDDVKRRIDEATAFAPLEQLALSPQCGFASTEEGNILTEDQQWAKVRTVVDIARDVWG
- a CDS encoding VOC family protein gives rise to the protein MASHENFDLAHLGGIELFTPKFEESLHFFRDILAMREVARIGDSSYLRCWDEYQLYTLKLTASDTNGVGRTLFRATSPEALERRVAAIEKAGLGHGWRDPEVGVGRSYEFEDPDGHLMGLYYDTEHYVPDELDTPALKNQASAFPGRGVNARRMDHINYLASDVNAAGEFWRDVMMSRESERVRLDDGGYGAWWFRFQQKSYDVVYSDDWTGERGRFHHFAIAPDTREDILKAADIFLENKIHIEFGPYKHAINQTFFIYVWEPGGNRIELANAGARLILDPDWPVVEWSQAERAKGQAWGAKTVPTFHTHGTPFVENQEEIDAAAMRGEAYKKPEKDERSE
- a CDS encoding 4-oxalomesaconate tautomerase, whose amino-acid sequence is MVADPVRDGVRCMLMRGGTSKGAYFVADDLPEDPDARDELLLRIMGSPDPRQIDGLGGAHPLTSKVAVVSRSTEPGIDVDYLFLQIGVDEPTVSTRQTCGNLLAGIGPFAVERGLVPAVDEATTVRIRLVNTGDIATAVFATPGGRPDYDGDEAIDGVPGTAARIELELGAADKPLLPTGNPTDELDGHAATLVDNGMPVVLLRAEDFGVAGDESPAELESRPDLATAVERVRLAAGPLFGFGDVADQTVPKMILVSPPRNGGVVSTRAFIPKRVHTALGVLMAASVAAGVRIPGAVGSDFARVRAQGPSDIEHPTGVLASAVHVAQDADGVWHGTSTSVRTARKLFDGVAFARPRL
- a CDS encoding 4-carboxy-4-hydroxy-2-oxoadipate aldolase/oxaloacetate decarboxylase, which gives rise to MSVPGPVVVTDIARADRDVVDALAAFGSATVHEAMGRVGYAGPRIRPIQQGAAIAGSAITVSTAPGDNLMVHAAIEQAQDGDVIVVVPTTDSAFGFIGELMATQMQVRGVRAYVTSGGVRDTGELRAMGFPVWTAHVSSQGTVKDTAGSVNVPVVLDGVVVNPGDVVVADDDGVTIVPRRRADEALEASRARAEREARNRKRYEAGEISMDINDLRPVLESLGVAFVTQEEYERGR
- a CDS encoding PIG-L deacetylase family protein: MAENPNTLLVVSAHAGDFVWRAGGAIAAATMRGERAVVVCLSFGERGESASQWLAGKPLDEIKAIRREEAEAAASALGAEIEFLDLGDYPLVESEQAVAKLVDVCRRVQPTVVLTHPLADPYNGDHPAAARMALQARVLAQAIGVANSDGSFPTKDDIIGAPPVFFFEPHQPEQSDFKPNVLLDITDAFPLKRKAMECLPAQKHMWEYYTQLAIRRGVQVKRNAGPNLGLPHDTMGEAYVRYFPQVTGVLQ